A genomic segment from Gavia stellata isolate bGavSte3 chromosome 6, bGavSte3.hap2, whole genome shotgun sequence encodes:
- the ASTE1 gene encoding protein asteroid homolog 1 has translation MGIQGLTSFVEERGAFFTELRVRDTKLVIDGSSLYHRLCFASAVDFRRGGDYGPFAAAVRDFFGSLQACRVAPFVVLDGGRGADDRKLPTLRGRAAERLRAAHGLSRGDGGCLVPLLTREAFVQALGRLGVPFVQCFAEADREIAGLANRWGCPVLSLDSDFFVFDLAAGYCPLTHFQWQSVCAGEGAQGCYVPARCFSVEKFCRHFSHLDKRLLPLFAVMHGNDYIDLAALEAFFSRVRLPRGCAAGKGGRHVRLQGLLNWLSQFAEPTEAVDNVLKYLKKHQREEIRELLCTSMEDYTPSDVNLEDFFQNGKYECEAARKADLPQWVLDALAKGKLAPFVSDALILRSTFLHVQVENMQRPSAHSTALPIRQVIYGLLMKVSQNTEAASPSKQTNELPVVCEFDRLQKTLKKTFVQAASLPTDFCDDHFPLDKLMEVPMSCRQMLLLETLGVKISFLESIPSHLQLPVAVTCYWICCSEPKIKLHQLKALLLMIVSGELHKITNDPDPTVVCAEDDSIAYNKFLKWKEEKSQNKDFDLDAAHSFCQWQCCLQMGLYLNQLLCTPLSEPDLTRLYSGALVHRLYQELKSTPSVENLFSSSPKMSQLYQVLLNTVESTVSPDFFQKMCKTKSESCKKKKASNKKKKAIRCAIPETQHLCSVNRFTSLGVDD, from the exons aTGGGCATCCAGGGTCTGACAAGCTTCGTGGAGGAGCGCGGGGCGTTCTTCACCGAGCTGCGGGTGAGGGACACCAAGCTGGTCATCGACGGCAGCAGCCTCTACCACCGCCTGTGCTTCGCCTCCGCCGTCGACTTCCGCCGCGGCGGCGACTACGGCCCCTTCGCGGCGGCCGTGCGCGACTTCTTCGGCAGCCTGCAGGCCTGCCGCGTCGCCCCCTTCGTGGTGCTGGACGGCGGGCGCGGCGCCGACGACAGGAAGCTGCCCACGctgcggggccgcgccgccgagcGGCTGCGGGCGGCCCACGGCCTCTCCCGCGGCGACGGCGGCTGCCTGGTGCCGCTGCTGACCCGCGAGGCCTTCGTGCAGGCGCTGGGCCGGCTCGGCGTGCCCTTCGTGCAGTGCTTCGCCGAGGCCGACCGGGAGATCGCCGGCCTGGCCAACCGCTGGGGCTGCCCCGTCCTCTCCCTCGATAGCGACTTCTTCGTCTTCGACCTGGCGGCCGGCTACTGCCCCCTCACCCACTTCCAGTGGCAGAGCGTGTGCGCGGGAGAGGGGGCGCAGGGCTGCTACGTTCCCGCTCGCTGCTTTTCGGTGGAGAAGTTCTGCAGGCACTTCAGTCACCTGGACAAACGCCTGCTCCCTCTCTTTGCCGTCATGCACGGGAACGACTACATTGATCTGGCCGCTCTCGAGGCGTTCTTCAGCAGGGTGCGCTTGCCGAGGGGGTGCgcggcggggaagggggggaggcACGTCCGCCTTCAGGGGCTTCTGAACTGGCTGTCGCAGTTTGCTGAACCCACCGAGGCTGTCGACAATGTGCTGAAATACCTTAAGAAAcaccagagagaagaaataaggGAGCTTCTGTGCACTTCAATGGAGGATTATACTCCGTCTGACGTGAATCTTGAGGACTTTTTTCAGAATGGAAAGTACGAATGTGAGGCAGCCAGGAAAGCAGACTTACCGCAGTGGGTACTCGATGCTTTGGCAAAAGGTAAGCTGGCCCCATTCGTCAGCGATGCCCTGATACTAAGAAGTACCTTCCTCCACGTTCAGGTGGAGAACATGCAGAGACCTAGCGCACATAGCACAGCTTTGCCCATTCGACAAGTTATCTATGGACTGCTTATGAAAGTATCTCAAAATACTGAAGCTGCTTCTCCAAGTAAGCAGACCAACGAGCTGCCAGTTGTATGTGAATTTGACAGACTccaaaagacactgaaaaaaacatttgttcaAGCAGCAAGCCTACCCACAGATTTTTGTGATGATCATTTTCCTTTGGACAAGTTAATGGAG gtgCCCATGTCATGCCGTCAGATGCTTTTGCTGGAAACTCTAGGAGTGAAAATCAGTTTTCTAGAATCTATCCCCAGTCACTTACAACTCCCTGTTGCTGTGACGTGTTACTGGATATGTTGTTCAGAGCCAAAAATTAAGTTGCATCAATTAAAGGCTTTACTTCTAATGATAGTATCTGGAGAACTGCACAAGATAACAAATGATCCAG ATCCCACAGTTGTATGTGCTGAAGATGACAGTATTGCATATAACAAATTTCTAaaatggaaggaagagaaatcGCAAAATAAAGACTTTGATTTAGATGCTGCACACAGTTTTTGCCAGTGGCAGTGCTGTCTTCAGATGGGACTGTATCTCAACCAGCTACTTTGCACTCCTCTCTCTGAGCCAGACCTAACTAG GCTTTACAGTGGGGCCCTTGTGCACAGACTTTATCAAGAGCTTAAATCAACACCTTCAGTGGAAAATCTGTTTAGTTCATCTCCAAAAATGTCTCAGCTTTATCAGGTTTTGTTAAATACAGTAGAGTCAACTGTATCTCCAGacttctttcagaaaatgtgCAAGACCAAATCTGAGTcctgcaaaaagaagaaagcatctaataagaaaaaaaagg